The DNA segment TGCCCTTCGGGAAGCTGTGTCTTGCACGTCAAGGAGCATTTGCACGACGAAAAAAATGAAGCATTGTCGACAAAAATCAGAAAATCCGTTTTCGAATTGACCGAATTCATCACCGATATTTTGAAAGTCGAAAGCATCGATGGTCATTTTCCACACAAAGTAGGTTTGCACCAAAGTTGCCACGGACAACGCGGATTAAAACTTTCACAAATGAGTGAATTAAACGCTCCCTTTTTCTCCAAACCAGAACAATTATTGGCTAAAATAAGCGGAATCAATCTGGTTTCTCTTAACAGAAAAGATGAATGTTGTGGTTTTGGAGGTACGTTTTGCGTGACCGAGGAAGCCATTTCTGTCAAGATGGGAAAAGACCGTATCAAAGATCACGAAGCCCATCAAGTGGAATATATTACCGGTTTCGACATGTCTTGCTTGATGCACATGGAAGGGATTTTGAGACGAGAAAATAGTCCCATCAAGACCATTCACATTGCAGAAATATTAAATTCGTCCACAATGAAAATTGAAACTAAATAAAGCATTTAATCGCTCCTTAATGAAAAAAGCTAGTCTGGTTTTAGTCCTGTTACTTTCTCTTGTTTTCTTGTCATTCAAGACAGACAAATCGAATGTTACCATAAAA comes from the Flavobacterium limnophilum genome and includes:
- a CDS encoding (Fe-S)-binding protein; this translates as MKIGLFIPCYVDQFYPKVGIATYELLQKLGCDVRFPMRQTCCGQPMANSGYEHLTQGCDANFVANFAEFDYIVCPSGSCVLHVKEHLHDEKNEALSTKIRKSVFELTEFITDILKVESIDGHFPHKVGLHQSCHGQRGLKLSQMSELNAPFFSKPEQLLAKISGINLVSLNRKDECCGFGGTFCVTEEAISVKMGKDRIKDHEAHQVEYITGFDMSCLMHMEGILRRENSPIKTIHIAEILNSSTMKIETK